One Canis lupus familiaris isolate Mischka breed German Shepherd chromosome 20, alternate assembly UU_Cfam_GSD_1.0, whole genome shotgun sequence genomic region harbors:
- the ANKLE1 gene encoding ankyrin repeat and LEM domain-containing protein 1: MDAGAGLAQRLRAALREDEPRAVEELLSRGADPNRLLADGAAAMHLAAGARHPRGLRCLEALLRRGGDANARSVEALTPLHVAAAWGCRRGLELLLGHGADPALRDQDGLRPLDLAEQQGHRDCAHVLREFQRQRRTRTSTPTGVEREEPEPEPEPDGPDPWGKGLDTSRSAPPCVTPGSTAVGRSDGRDMCLEASPRLSSLRLSSLRLLDSLLVQPEIADSDSGLESPPGQWDCSSDTSFVTAIEASGTEDPALDTASGAGSLPRAEQGLLPDIQSSQRMPRSPGTPQPVHRAAMADREAELNTRLRSLTLTSSDASPTPVSVPVGSPAQSPPLEPLPGLPDSPSLKDEEVSLDSDVAALWLTEDEVSSTGDRDSVPSCWCPLVPAMSDLELLRGLQALGESLGPITPFTRPYHLRRLEEAHQEAAPDFSGHSPELAEALRTGCIPDAQADEDMLTQQFERPDPKRRWREGLIKSSFTYLLMDPRETQDLPARAFSLTQAECLRAFVRAIFYVGKGTRARPDFHLREALRLHRRPGKQACPKVRQILEIWASGRGVVSLHCFQHVIAVEAYTREACLVEALGIQMLTNQKQGHYYGVVANWPATRRRRLGVHLLHRALLVFLAEGERELRPQDIQARG, encoded by the exons ATGGACGCGGGGGCCGGCCTGGCGCAGCGGCTTCGGGCAGCGCTGCGGGAGGACGAGCCGCG GGCCGTGGAGGAGCTGCTGAGCCGCGGCGCCGACCCCAACCGGCTGCTCGCGGATGGCGCGGCGGCCATGCACCTCGCCGCCGGAGCCCGGCACCCGCGCGGCCTGCGCTGCCTCGAAGCCCTGCTGCGCCGCGGCGGGGACGCCAACGCTCG aTCGGTCGAGGCGCTGACGCCGCTGCACGTGGCTGCCGCCTGGGGCTGCCGCCGTGGCCTGGAGCTACTGCTGGGCCATGGAGCCGACCCCGCGCTGCGCGACCAG GACGGACTGCGGCCGCTGGACCTGGCCGAGCAGCAGGGACACCGGGATTGCGCGCACGTCCTTCGCGAGTTCCAGAGGCAGAGGCGGACCAGGACCTCGACCCCGACCGGGGTAGAGAGGGAGGAGCctgagcccgagcccgagcccgacg GCCCAGACCCCTGGGGAAAGGGACTGGACACCAGCCGCTCTGCACCTCCCTGTGTGACACCAGGCTCCACAGCAGTGGGCAGAAGTGATGGCAGGGACATGTGCCTGGAGGCCAGCCCCAGACTGTCCAGCCTGAGATTGTCCAGCCTGAGATTGCTGGACAGCCTCCTTGTCCAGCCTGAGATTGCTGACAGTGATAGCGGCTTGGAGTCCCCCCCAGGCCAATGGGACTGCAGCTCAGATACGTCCTTTGTCACCGCGATTGAAGCCTCTGGAACTGAAGACCCAGCCCTGGACACCGCCTCGGGGGCTGGGTCATTACCCAGGGCCGAGCAGGGACTCCTGCCTGATATTCAATCTTCCCAGAGGATGCCAAGGTCTCCAGGTACCCCACAGCCAGTGCATCGAGCTGCCATGGCAGACAGGGAGGCAGAACTAAATACCCGTCTGCGGTCTTTGACTCTGACCTCTTCAGATGCCTCCCCAACCCCCGTATCTGTCCCTGTTGGAAGCCCTGCCCAAAGCCCTCCTCTGGAACCACTGCCTGGACTCCCTGACTCCCCCTCCCTAAAAGATGAAGAGGTGTCCCTTGACAGTGATGTGGCTGCTCTCTGGCTGACGGAGGATGAAGTAAGCTCCACAGGTGACAGGGACTCTGTCCCCTCTTGCTGGTGCCCTCTGGTCCCTGCCATGTCTGACCTGGAGCTGTTGCGAGGGCTCCAAGCACTTGGTGAGAGCTTGGGCCCCATCACACCCTTCACTCGGCCATACCACCTCCGACGGCTGGAAGAAGCCCACCAAGAAGCTGCTCCTG ACTTTTCAGGGCACAGCCCAGAGCTGGCCGAAGCCCTGCGGACAGGCTGTATCCCAGATGCCCAGGCAGATGAGGATATGCTTACCCAGCAGTTTGAGCGTCCAGATCCCAAGAGAAGGTGGCGGGAGGGGCTCATAAAGTCCAGTTTCACGTATCTACTGATGGACCCGAG GGAGACTCAGGACCTGCCAGCTCGAGCCTTCTCACTGACCCAGGCTGAATGCCTTCGGGCCTTTGTTCGTGCCATCTTCTACGTGGGGAAAGGGACACGGGCCCGGCCAGATTTCCACCTCAGGGAGGCCCTCAGGCTCCATCGGCGGCCAGGAAAGCAG GCCTGCCCCAAAGTGCGTCAGATCTTGGAGATTTGGGCCAGTGGTCGTGGTGTTGTCTCCCTGCATTGCTTCCAACACGTGATTGCTGTGGAGGCTTATACTCGAGAGGCGTGTCTTGTGGAGGCTCTAG GGATCCAGATGCTGACCAACCAGAAACAAGGACATTACTATGGAGTAGTGGCGAACTGGCCAGCCACCCGGCGCCGCCGCTTGGGGGTGCATCTGTTGCACCGTGCCCTCCTTGTCTTCTTGGCTGAGGGTGAACGAGAGCTGCGGCCCCAGGACATCCAGGCACGTGGCTGA
- the BABAM1 gene encoding BRISC and BRCA1-A complex member 1: MEVAEPNSPTEEEEEEEEEEEEEEEQSAEPRPRTRSNPEGAEDRALGAQASVGSRSEGEGEAASADDGTPNPPGAGPKPWQVPPTAPEVQVRTPRVNCPEKVIICLDLSEEMSLSKLESFNGSKTNALNVSQKMIEMFVRTKHKIDKSHEFALVVVNDDIAWLSGLTSDPRELCSCLYDLETASCSTFNLEGLFSLIQQKTELPVTENVQTIPPPYVVRTILVYSRPPCQPQFSLTEPMKKMFQCPYFFFDVVYIHNGADEKEEEMSWKDMFAFMGSLDTKGTSYKYEVALAGPALELHNCMAKLLAHPLQRPCQSHASYSLLEEDDEATEVEATV, from the exons ATGGAGGTGGCGGAGCCCAACAGCCCCAccgaggaagaggaggaggaggaggaggaggaggaagaggaagaggagcagtCAGCTGAGCCCAGGCCCCGCACACGTTCCAACCCTGAGGGGGCTGAGGACCGGGCACTGGGGGCCCAGGCCAGCGTGGGCAGCCGCAGCGAGGGTGAGGGTGAGGCGGCCAGTGCTGATGATGGGACCCCCAACCCTCCAGGAGCTGGCCCCAAGCCCTGGCAGGTGCCCCCAACAGCCCCCGAAGTCCAGGTGCGGACACCAAGGGTCAACTGTCCAGAGAAGGTG ATCATCTGCCTGGACCTGTCAGAGGAAATGTCCCTTTCAAAGCTGGAGTCATTCAATGG CTCCAAAACCAATGCCCTCAATGTCTCCCAGAAGATGATTGAGATGTTTGTGCGGACAAAACACAAGATCGACAAGAGCCATGAGTTTGCGCTGGTGGTGGTGAATGATGACATCGCCTGG CTGTCCGGCCTGACCTCTGATCCCCGGGAGCTCTGCAGCTGCCTCTATGACCTAGAGACGGCTTCCTGCTCCACCTTCA ATCTGGAAGGTCTCTTCAGCCTCAT CCAGCAGAAGACTGAGCTGCCAGTCACTGAGAATGTGCAGACAATTCCACCCCCATACGTGGTCCGCACCATCCTTGTCTATAGCCGTCCGCCCTGCCAGCCCCAGTTCTCCCTGACGGAGCCCATGAAG AAAATGTTCCAGTGCCCCTACTTCTTCTTCGATGTTGTTTACATCCACAATGGCGCTGAcgagaaggaagaggaaatgagcTGGAAG GACATGTTTGCCTTCATGGGCAGCCTGGATACCAAGGGTACCAGCTACAAGTATGAGGTGGCGCTAGCCGGGCCAGCCCTTGAGCTGCACAACTGTATGGCCAAGCTGCTGGCTCACCCACTGCAGCGGCCCTGCCAGAGTCATGCCTCCTACAGCCTGCTGGAAGAGGATGATGAAGCCACTGAGGTTGAAGCCACCGTCTGA
- the USHBP1 gene encoding Usher syndrome type-1C protein-binding protein 1, with protein sequence MSARATRPRSRRGRHAPPGELDPVAESSEEAEAASGSSELGPVPSQESCEPRLQGPEAEASGQGLGNRTNKEAEGDSSRGLAPSPEGPRKPAEEGHQARDVAPQDGETVPPRPEASDVFQVLQHALSSLEAAAAAWRRRPPSCPGPGEAEDRSEVGPRPCLEQEGASGCQREAASLAERNDWLRLALGSREEELIRTQASLQAIQGEKEMLQREVQELQDSLLRLESFPPPSPGQAGGSGSGSSSSGVDEEPWGTQDPFSLAHPLLRRLRSDSSTQMLGPLPTQPPAPGIHVMEAQMEQLQASIEKLKCFNRLLSAVLQGYKGRCEGLSMQLGQREAEATALRLALQYSEHCEEAYGVLLTLLEADSGAREKAPTGDLEAAEKEAQRLLAQEEAAMDGETPRDTQPSPEGSSVDRPTPQEVATQLWGYIQRLRERCALVKIPPKPGPTLAPMPTVPHAEALVQAILGTQPGPALPRLEKMQIQRDLAATRETLADLMLRLQLVRREKRGLELREAALRAQGPAHVLLLEQLRWERAQLRTGGANSSSGDSSGGRSSGDEEELSQGPPALRRGGRGVDGDQVGKVQGPETLAQELAASLNRALGLREQLRSLREELEHVAQKGRARCAQSAELNRDLCKAHSALVLAFRGAHRKQEEQQRKLEQQVALMEARQAEELEVLEATARALGRPRPPHRPPRLGETFL encoded by the exons ATGAGTGCCCGGGCCACGCGACCCCGAAGCCGGCGAGGGAGGCACGCGCCACCT GGGGAGCTGGATCCCGTGGCGGAGAGTTCAGAGGAGGCTGAGGCAGCCAGCGGGAGCTCTGAGCTGGGCCCTGTGCCATCTCAGGAGAGCTGCGAGCCGAGGCTGcaggggccagaggcagaggccagtGGGCAGGGCCTTGGGAACAG GACCAACAAAGAGGCTGAGGGGGACTCTAGCAGAGGACTGGCCCCATCTCCCGAGGGACCCCGCAAGCCTGCAGAGGAAGGCCACCAGGCCAGAGATGTAGCTCCACAGGATGGGGAGACTGTCCCCCCCAGGCCTGAAGCCTCTGACGTGTTTCAGGTTCTCCAGCATGCTCTGAGCTCCCtggaggcggcggcggctgccTGGCGCCGCCGGCCCCCCAGCTGTCCTGGGCCCGGGGAGGCAGAGGACAGAAGTGAGGTGGGACCAAGGCCCTGCTTGGAGCAGGAGGGGGcaagtggttgccagagggaggcAGCCAGCCTGGCAGAGAGGAATGACTGGCTACGATTGGCCTTGGGCAGCCGAGAGGAGGAGCTGATTCGCACGCAGGCCTCCCTGCAGGCCATccagggggagaaggagatgcTGCAGAGAGAG gtccaGGAGCTGCAGGATTCGCTGCTGAGGCTGGAAtctttcccacctccctcccctggccaagcaggtggctcaggcagtggctCCAGCAGTTCTGGGGTAGATGAGGAGCCCTGGGGAACTCAG GACCCCTTCTCTCTGGCTCATCCCCTGCTCCGACGCCTCCGGAGTGATTCCAGCACTCAGATGCTTGGACCTCTCCCCACTCAACCCCCCGCCCCAGGGATACACGTCATGGAAGCCCAGATGGAACAGCTCCAGGC GAGCATCGAGAAACTCAAATGTTTCAACCGTCTGCTCTCAGCCGTGCTGCAGGGGTACAAGGGCCGGTGTGAAGGCCTCAGCATGCAGCTGGGCCAGCGGGAGGCTGAAGCCACAGCACTGCGTCTGGCTTTGCAATACAG TGAGCACTGTGAGGAGGCATACGGAGTCCTGCTCACTCTCCTGGAGGCAGACTcgggagcaagagagaaagccCCTACCGGTGACCTGGAGGCAGCTGAGAAGGAAGCTCAGAGGTTGTTGGCACAAGAGGAGGCTGCCATGGATGGAGAGACACCACGGGATACACAGCCAAG CCCTGAGGGCAGTAGTGTGGATCGGCCCACACCACAGGAGGTGGCTACCCAGCTCTGGGGCTATATCCAGCGTCTCCGGGAGCGCTGTGCTCTGGTGAAGATTCCCCCAAAACCGGGCCCAACTTTGGCACCCATGCCCACTGTGCCCCATGCAGAAGCTTTGGTGCAGGCCATTCTGGGGAcccagcctggcccagccctACCCCGGTTGGAGAAAATGCAGATCCAGCGAGACTTGGCAGCCACACGG GAGACTCTGGCTGACCTGATGCTGCGGCTCCAGTTGGTGCGGCGGGAGAAGCGGGGTCTGGAGCTTCGAGAGGCTGCCCTCcgagcccagggcccagcccacgTGCTCCTGCTAGAGCAGCTGCGGTGGGAGCGGGCACAGCTCCGGACGGGTGGGGCCAACAGTAGCAGTGGGGACAGCAGTGGAGGCAGGAGCAGTGGAGACGAAGAGGAGTTGTCTCAG GGCCCTCCTGCTCTCCGCAGGGGTGGCAGGGGCGTTGATGGAGACCAGGTGGGCAAAGTGCAGGGCCCGGAGACTCTAGCCCAGGAACTGGCAGCGTCACTTAACCG GGCCCTGGGCCTTCGGGAGCAGCTGCGGTCTCTGCGGGAGGAACTAGAACACGTGGCTCAGAAGGGGCGAGCCAGATGTGCTCAGAGTGCTGAGCTGAACAGGGACTTATGCAAGGCTCACAG tGCCCTGGTCCTGGCCTTCCGAGGTGCCCACCGGAAGCAGGAAGAGCAACAGAGGAAGCTGGAGCAGCAGGTGGCATTAATGGAGGCTCGACAGGCAGAGGAGCTGGAGGTGCTAGAAGCCACCGCAAGGGCACTGGGGAGGCCCAGACCACCCCACCGGCCTCCCCGGCTGGGAGAGACCTTTCTGTAG
- the NR2F6 gene encoding nuclear receptor subfamily 2 group F member 6, translated as MAMVTGGWGGPGGGGGGGDTNGVDKAGGYPRAAEEDSASPPGAASDAEPGDEERPGLQVDCVVCGDKSSGKHYGVFTCEGCKSFFKRSIRRNLSYTCRSNRDCQIDQHHRNQCQYCRLKKCFRVGMRKEAVQRGRIPHSLPGAVAASSGSPPGSALAAAAGGDLFPGQPVSELIAQLLRAEPYPAAAGRFGAGAAGAFGAGGGAAGAVLGIDNVCELAARLLFSTVEWARHAPFFPELPVADQVALLRLSWSELFVLNAAQAALPLHTAPLLAAAGLHAAPMAAERAVAFMDQVRAFQEQVDKLGRLQVDSAEYGCLKAIALFTPDACGLSDPAHVESLQEKAQVALTEYVRAQYPSQPQRFGRLLLRLPALRAVPASLISQLFFMRLVGKTPIETLIRDMLLSGSTFNWPYGSGQ; from the exons ATGGCCATGGTGACCGGCGGCTGGggcggccccggcggcggcggcggtggcggcgacACGAACGGCGTGGACAAGGCTGGCGGCTACCCGCGCGCGGCCGAGGAAGACTCGGCCTCACCCCCCGGCGCCGCCAGCGACGCCGAGCCGGGCGACGAGGAGCGGCCGGGGCTGCAGGTGGACTGCGTGGTGTGCGGGGACAAGTCGAGCGGCAAGCACTACGGCGTCTTCACCTGCGAGGGCTGCAAGAGCTTCTTCAAGCGGAGCATCCGCCGCAACCTCAGCTACACCTGCCG GTCCAACCGTGACTGCCAGATCGACCAGCATCACCGGAACCAGTGCCAATACTGCCGCCTGAAGAAGTGCTTCCGGGTGGGCATGAGGAAGGAGG CGGTGCAGCGCGGCCGCATCCCGCACTCGCTGCCGGGCGCCGTGGCCGCGTCCTCGGGCAGCCCCCCGGGCTCggcgctggcggcggcggcgggcggagACCTCTTCCCGGGGCAGCCGGTGTCGGAGCTGATCGCGCAGCTGCTGCGCGCCGAGCCCTACCCCGCGGCGGCCGGGCGCTtcggggcgggcgcggcgggcgcgttcggcgcggggggcggcgcggcgggcgcggtGCTGGGCATCGACAACGTGTGCGAGCTGGCGGCGCGGCTGCTCTTCAGCACCGTGGAGTGGGCGCGCCACGCGCCCTTCTTCCCCGAGCTGCCGGTGGCCGACCAGGTGGCGCTGCTGCGCCTCAGCTGGAGCGAGCTCTTCGTGCTGAACGCGGCGCAGGCGGCGCTGCCCCTGCACACGGCGCCGCTGCTGGCCGCCGCCGGGCTGCACGCCGCGCCCATGGCCGCCGAGCGCGCCGTGGCCTTCATGGACCAGGTGCGCGCCTTCCAGGAGCAGGTGGACAAGCTGGGCCGCCTGCAGGTCGACTCGGCCGAGTACGGCTGCCTCAAGGCCATCGCGCTCTTCACGCCCG ATGCCTGCGGCCTCTCGGACCCAGCACATGTGGAAAGCCTGCAGGAAAAGGCACAGGTGGCCCTTACTGAGTACGTGCGGGCTCAGTACCCGTCCCAGCCCCAGCGTTTCGGTCGCCTGCTGCTGCGACTCCCCGCCCTGCGCGCGGTCCCTGCCTCCCTCATCTCCCAGCTGTTCTTCATGCGCCTAGTGGGCAAGACGCCCATTGAGACGCTGATCCGAGACATGCTGCTGTCGGGAAGTACCTTCAACTGGCCCTATGGCTCAGGCCAGTGA